A window of Phragmitibacter flavus contains these coding sequences:
- a CDS encoding prenyltransferase/squalene oxidase repeat-containing protein → MLDQAIFNTREHLLSLRNEAGFWEGELASSALATATAVVALSLVDEESHDAVIRSGVDWLMKFQNEDGGWGDTTLSGSNLSTTLLCWSALQLVMKNRLGLCGETLVSQPVRPLGPTIARGSAWIEGRVGSLEPGEIQRAVVARYGKDKTFSVPILMLCAIGGTLGRDGWRMVLPLPFELAALPRTWFGAVGLPVVSYALPALIAIGYARHVNAPFAWWNPLRWLRSVLWRRVGPMLKELQPETGGYLEATPLTSFVTMALASAGQKKHACVPEAVRFLVGSQRADGSWPIDTNLATWGTTLAVKSMGEGDERVKDWLLGQQYEVVHPFTNAAPGGWAWTDLPGGVPDADDTPGALVALWELAGSDEVRRGMLPKVEAAVGWLLDLQNRDGGMPTFCRGWGALPFDRSTPELTSHALWAWGLWGGMLSEKLRERVGRATDRAWEYLQREQRADGSWVPLWFGNEHAPEEENPVHGTAMVLQGAGAGRVELSAESMAVLRRGAEFLLAAQGADGGWGGAKGVVTSIEETANAVMALVTVGETGEAVERGARWLVQNTEGGTVFPAAPIGLYFARLWYHERLYPVVWTMGALRAVAPGSLQDAENDTQDACAPH, encoded by the coding sequence ATGCTGGATCAGGCGATTTTTAATACCCGTGAACATCTTCTATCGCTGCGCAATGAGGCGGGGTTTTGGGAGGGGGAACTGGCAAGCAGTGCATTGGCGACGGCAACGGCGGTGGTGGCGCTTTCATTGGTCGATGAGGAATCGCACGATGCGGTGATTCGAAGTGGAGTGGACTGGTTGATGAAGTTTCAGAACGAGGATGGGGGATGGGGGGACACGACGTTGAGCGGGAGCAATTTGTCGACGACGTTGTTGTGTTGGTCGGCGTTGCAGTTGGTGATGAAGAACCGGTTGGGGCTGTGTGGGGAGACGTTGGTGAGTCAGCCGGTGAGGCCGTTGGGGCCGACGATTGCGCGGGGGAGTGCTTGGATTGAAGGGCGGGTGGGGTCGTTGGAGCCGGGGGAGATCCAGAGGGCGGTGGTGGCTCGGTATGGGAAGGACAAGACGTTTTCGGTGCCGATTTTGATGTTGTGTGCGATTGGTGGGACGCTGGGAAGAGATGGCTGGAGGATGGTGTTGCCGTTGCCGTTTGAGCTGGCGGCACTGCCAAGGACCTGGTTTGGGGCAGTGGGGTTGCCGGTGGTGAGTTATGCGTTGCCAGCGTTGATTGCGATCGGCTATGCGCGGCATGTGAACGCGCCGTTTGCGTGGTGGAATCCGTTGCGATGGTTGCGGTCGGTTTTGTGGCGGCGGGTGGGGCCGATGTTGAAGGAATTGCAGCCGGAAACGGGGGGTTATTTGGAGGCGACGCCGTTGACGAGTTTTGTGACGATGGCGCTGGCTTCAGCGGGTCAGAAGAAGCATGCGTGTGTGCCGGAGGCGGTGCGGTTTTTGGTCGGGTCGCAGAGGGCGGATGGAAGTTGGCCAATTGATACCAATCTTGCGACGTGGGGAACGACGCTGGCGGTGAAGTCGATGGGAGAGGGGGATGAGAGGGTGAAAGATTGGTTGTTGGGGCAGCAGTATGAGGTGGTGCATCCGTTTACGAATGCGGCCCCGGGAGGATGGGCTTGGACGGATTTGCCGGGGGGGGTGCCGGATGCGGATGATACGCCGGGGGCGTTGGTGGCGCTTTGGGAGCTGGCGGGGTCGGATGAGGTGAGGCGCGGGATGTTGCCGAAGGTGGAGGCGGCGGTGGGATGGTTGCTGGATCTGCAGAATCGGGATGGTGGAATGCCGACCTTTTGCCGGGGTTGGGGGGCCTTGCCGTTTGATCGTAGCACGCCGGAGCTGACCTCGCATGCGTTGTGGGCGTGGGGTTTGTGGGGCGGGATGTTGTCTGAGAAGTTGAGAGAGCGGGTGGGAAGGGCGACGGATCGGGCGTGGGAGTATTTGCAGAGGGAGCAGCGGGCGGATGGGTCGTGGGTGCCGTTGTGGTTTGGCAATGAGCACGCGCCGGAGGAGGAGAATCCGGTGCATGGGACGGCGATGGTGCTGCAGGGGGCGGGTGCGGGTCGGGTGGAGCTGAGCGCGGAGAGCATGGCGGTATTGCGTCGCGGGGCGGAGTTTCTTCTGGCGGCTCAGGGGGCGGATGGAGGATGGGGCGGCGCGAAGGGCGTGGTGACTTCGATTGAAGAGACGGCGAATGCGGTGATGGCGTTAGTGACGGTTGGTGAGACGGGTGAGGCGGTGGAGCGCGGGGCGCGGTGGTTGGTGCAGAACACCGAGGGGGGGACGGTTTTTCCGGCGGCACCGATTGGGCTGTATTTTGCGCGTTTGTGGTATCACGAGCGGTTGTATCCGGTCGTGTGGACGATGGGGGCGCTGCGGGCGGTGGCTCCGGGTTCTCTGCAAGATGCCGAGAACGACACGCAGGATGCGTGTGCTCCCCACTGA
- a CDS encoding ATP-grasp domain-containing protein codes for MRLIYPADTFSPKVADEVYADEFAAAQAEGFPVSIFSFEDFQGGTFRPRPAIQSGETVLYRGWMLTPTEYTRLFEAIVAAGGTLVTDVAAYTLCHHLPCWYPLLTEFTAETMIFSETDDVAAALAAHGWDSCFLKDYVKSLSTDGGSVVRDLSVIPAVIAKMSKYRGQIEGGLCARRFEEYDTSTERRYFVWQGLVHSDAGEVPQIVTEAANRVASPFFTVDVALRCDGVWRVIELGDGQVSDRKHWSSHSLIRMLTLPE; via the coding sequence ATGAGACTCATCTATCCAGCAGACACGTTTAGCCCGAAGGTAGCCGATGAGGTCTATGCAGACGAGTTTGCTGCGGCACAGGCGGAAGGGTTTCCCGTTTCCATTTTCAGTTTCGAGGACTTCCAAGGTGGGACGTTTCGGCCACGGCCTGCGATTCAGAGCGGAGAGACAGTTTTGTATCGAGGCTGGATGCTGACTCCCACAGAATACACTCGGCTGTTCGAGGCCATTGTCGCTGCTGGCGGCACTCTCGTTACGGACGTTGCCGCATACACCCTTTGCCATCACTTGCCTTGTTGGTATCCGCTTTTGACGGAGTTCACCGCAGAGACGATGATTTTTTCGGAGACGGACGACGTCGCTGCAGCACTGGCAGCCCACGGTTGGGACAGTTGCTTTTTGAAGGACTATGTGAAGTCTCTTTCTACCGATGGCGGCTCCGTGGTTCGAGACCTTTCGGTAATTCCCGCCGTCATTGCCAAAATGTCGAAGTATCGTGGGCAGATTGAGGGTGGTTTGTGTGCCAGACGCTTTGAGGAATATGATACTTCCACTGAGCGGCGCTACTTTGTTTGGCAGGGACTGGTTCACTCGGACGCAGGTGAGGTGCCGCAGATTGTCACTGAAGCAGCCAACAGGGTAGCGAGTCCATTTTTTACGGTTGATGTGGCGCTTCGTTGTGATGGCGTCTGGCGAGTCATCGAGCTTGGAGACGGGCAGGTTTCCGACCGGAAGCACTGGAGTAGCCACAGCTTGATTCGTATGCTTACTTTACCCGAATGA
- a CDS encoding valine--tRNA ligase, protein MPELSKTYTPAEAEERWYLRWLDDKCFEADPARVSEKRPAYSIVIPPPNVTGILTLGHVLNNTIQDILSRRARMLGKEVLWLPGTDHAGIATQNVVEKNLKKLGEIKHRDDLGREKLVEKIWEWKNDKGGIIIQQLKKLGASCDWSRERFTMDEEYSRGVQKVFVDLYKKGLIYRGKRMVNWCPASLTAISDEEVEMREQRGFLYYFKVEVVEEPGTFLTIATTRPETIPGDTAIAVNPKDPRYAQLIGKHVRRLLPLENQAAIPIVGDEHVDFEFGTGVLKVTPAHDKNDFEIGLRHGLEVIDIMHPNGVMNELAGMDLAGMERFEARKKAVEMLRELGSLDKEEPYQNKVGYSERGGVPIEPRLSEQWFLKYPSQEASREVVAKGEMKFYPDRWAKVYDHWMGNLQDWCISRQLWWGHRVPVWSKRIVLKPAETAAELFAWSGLDWTPEGHAKAGRVVRVIRESDREEVSHPSFGFETKGGVEEEQAFTLFVATTEEDQAIHLEHHGFVQDADVLDTWFSSWLWPFATMGWEMESAKEDATPTLKAFYPTTDLVTGPDIIFFWVARMIMAGYEYMGEMPFKNVYYTGIIRDKQGRKMSKSLGNSPDPLDLIANFGADALRFGIMRSAPLGQDILFDEKNVELGRNFCTKLWNAARFRQMQGGEMEGEINSALLSSDDKWILLRLNAAIREVTLALEEYRFSDATQTLYRFFWSEYCDWYVEASKAVLQGSDAKRKANTLSVIDHVLGQTLRLFHPFMPFITEELWHGMGFAEDMPEEQGGRSIMFAPWPKPFDEDELAHMGLLPEDEQIAANKYEVVNLGRGLKSSFNINKKVRFVLKPSVDLAAHDVEVLRILLNAEPLDVDPKFEPGKGTPVAITTMGELFLPLEGLIDASAERERLTKELAKVESELAKVQAKLADENFAAKVPAKVLEEHRQRETDWLEKKAKLVGMLEALS, encoded by the coding sequence ATGCCTGAGCTAAGCAAAACTTACACACCCGCCGAGGCGGAGGAACGCTGGTATCTACGCTGGCTTGATGACAAGTGCTTTGAAGCGGATCCAGCGAGGGTCAGTGAGAAGCGTCCGGCTTATTCGATCGTGATTCCGCCGCCTAATGTGACGGGAATTCTCACTTTGGGGCATGTGCTGAACAACACGATTCAGGACATTTTGTCGCGTCGGGCGCGGATGCTGGGCAAGGAGGTGCTTTGGCTGCCGGGGACGGATCATGCGGGAATTGCGACGCAGAACGTGGTGGAGAAGAACCTCAAAAAACTGGGGGAGATCAAACATCGCGATGATTTGGGTCGGGAGAAACTGGTGGAGAAGATTTGGGAATGGAAGAACGACAAGGGCGGGATCATCATCCAGCAGTTGAAAAAACTGGGGGCGTCCTGCGACTGGAGTCGGGAGCGGTTCACGATGGATGAGGAGTATTCCCGTGGAGTGCAGAAGGTGTTTGTGGACCTGTATAAAAAAGGTCTGATTTATCGTGGCAAACGCATGGTGAACTGGTGTCCGGCTTCGTTGACGGCGATCAGTGATGAAGAGGTGGAGATGCGTGAGCAGCGGGGATTCCTGTATTATTTTAAAGTGGAGGTGGTGGAGGAGCCGGGGACGTTTTTGACGATTGCGACCACACGGCCGGAGACGATTCCAGGGGATACGGCGATTGCGGTGAATCCGAAGGATCCGCGTTATGCGCAGTTGATTGGGAAGCATGTGCGGCGGCTGTTGCCGTTGGAGAATCAGGCAGCGATTCCGATTGTGGGTGATGAGCATGTGGATTTTGAATTCGGCACGGGGGTGTTGAAGGTGACGCCGGCGCATGACAAGAACGATTTTGAGATTGGTCTCCGGCATGGGTTGGAGGTGATCGACATCATGCATCCGAATGGCGTGATGAATGAGCTTGCGGGCATGGACCTCGCGGGGATGGAGCGGTTTGAGGCGCGCAAGAAGGCGGTGGAGATGCTGCGTGAGTTGGGGTCGCTCGACAAGGAAGAGCCGTATCAGAACAAGGTGGGGTATTCGGAGCGTGGCGGGGTGCCGATCGAGCCGCGATTGAGCGAGCAGTGGTTTTTGAAGTATCCGAGTCAGGAGGCGTCGCGTGAGGTGGTGGCGAAGGGCGAGATGAAGTTTTATCCGGATCGCTGGGCGAAGGTTTACGACCATTGGATGGGCAATTTGCAGGACTGGTGCATTTCGCGTCAGTTGTGGTGGGGGCATCGGGTGCCGGTGTGGTCGAAGAGGATCGTGCTGAAGCCGGCTGAGACGGCTGCCGAGTTGTTTGCGTGGAGCGGTCTGGATTGGACGCCGGAAGGTCATGCCAAGGCAGGTCGTGTGGTGCGGGTGATTCGGGAGAGTGATCGCGAGGAGGTGTCGCATCCAAGCTTTGGTTTTGAAACGAAGGGCGGGGTGGAAGAGGAGCAGGCGTTCACCTTGTTTGTGGCGACGACCGAGGAGGATCAGGCGATCCATCTGGAGCATCATGGTTTTGTGCAGGATGCGGATGTGCTGGACACGTGGTTCAGTTCCTGGTTGTGGCCGTTTGCGACGATGGGTTGGGAGATGGAATCCGCCAAGGAGGATGCAACTCCTACTTTGAAGGCGTTTTATCCGACGACGGATTTGGTGACGGGTCCGGACATCATCTTTTTCTGGGTGGCCCGGATGATCATGGCGGGGTATGAATACATGGGCGAGATGCCTTTCAAAAACGTGTATTACACGGGGATCATCCGCGACAAGCAGGGTCGCAAGATGTCGAAGTCGCTGGGCAATTCGCCTGATCCGCTGGATTTGATCGCGAACTTTGGGGCGGATGCGCTGCGGTTTGGGATCATGCGCAGTGCGCCGCTGGGGCAGGACATTCTGTTTGATGAGAAGAATGTGGAGCTGGGTCGGAATTTTTGCACGAAGCTGTGGAACGCGGCGCGCTTCCGTCAGATGCAGGGCGGGGAGATGGAGGGCGAGATCAACAGCGCGTTGTTGTCGAGCGACGACAAGTGGATCTTGTTGCGCTTGAACGCGGCGATTCGCGAAGTGACGCTGGCGCTGGAGGAGTATCGTTTTAGCGACGCGACGCAGACGCTTTACCGGTTCTTCTGGAGCGAGTATTGCGACTGGTATGTGGAGGCGAGCAAGGCGGTGTTGCAGGGATCGGATGCGAAGCGCAAGGCGAACACGTTGTCGGTGATCGATCATGTGCTTGGGCAGACTTTGCGGTTGTTTCATCCGTTCATGCCGTTCATCACGGAAGAGCTTTGGCATGGGATGGGGTTTGCCGAAGACATGCCGGAAGAGCAGGGCGGCAGGAGCATCATGTTTGCGCCGTGGCCGAAGCCGTTTGATGAGGATGAGCTGGCACACATGGGGTTGTTGCCGGAAGACGAGCAGATTGCGGCGAACAAGTATGAGGTGGTGAACCTTGGGCGTGGTTTGAAGAGCAGCTTCAACATCAACAAGAAGGTGCGTTTTGTGCTGAAGCCGTCGGTGGATCTGGCGGCGCATGATGTGGAGGTGCTGCGGATTTTGTTGAACGCGGAGCCGCTGGACGTGGATCCGAAGTTCGAGCCAGGCAAAGGCACGCCGGTGGCGATCACGACGATGGGAGAGCTGTTTTTGCCGCTGGAGGGGCTGATCGATGCGTCGGCGGAGCGTGAACGTTTGACGAAGGAGCTCGCCAAAGTGGAGAGCGAACTGGCGAAGGTGCAGGCGAAGCTGGCGGATGAAAATTTTGCCGCGAAGGTGCCGGCGAAGGTGCTGGAGGAGCATCGTCAGCGTGAGACCGACTGGCTGGAGAAGAAAGCGAAGCTGGTGGGGATGCTGGAGGCGTTGAGCTGA
- a CDS encoding protocatechuate 3,4-dioxygenase: MNHHPFASSLLRAALNRRRFLSRLALGTAFFTTPGAFAEALTLTPRQTEGPFYPDKLPLDTDNDLVILKDSTTPAIGEITWLSGRVLNEKGQPINNALVEIWQCDNNGVYLHSRSGGGTAPQDKNFQGYGKFQTNKNGEYLFRTIKPVPYTGRTPHIHIKVKSAADKELLTTQCYVKGVAQNERDGIWKRLDKAQRDSVTVDFFPKPESKTGELLASFNIVLGQTPAE, encoded by the coding sequence ATGAACCATCACCCGTTCGCCTCCTCCCTTCTCCGCGCTGCCTTGAATCGTCGCCGGTTCCTATCCCGACTCGCCCTCGGCACCGCCTTCTTCACCACCCCCGGTGCCTTTGCTGAGGCCCTCACCCTGACCCCGCGTCAAACCGAGGGCCCCTTTTATCCCGACAAACTGCCGCTCGATACCGACAACGACCTCGTCATCCTCAAAGATTCCACCACCCCCGCCATCGGTGAAATCACCTGGCTCAGCGGCCGCGTCCTCAACGAAAAAGGCCAGCCCATCAACAACGCCCTCGTTGAAATCTGGCAGTGCGACAACAACGGCGTCTACCTCCACAGCCGCAGCGGCGGCGGCACCGCCCCGCAGGACAAAAACTTCCAGGGCTACGGCAAATTCCAAACCAACAAAAACGGCGAATATCTCTTTCGCACCATCAAACCCGTCCCCTACACCGGCCGCACCCCGCACATTCATATCAAAGTCAAAAGTGCTGCGGACAAGGAACTTCTCACCACCCAATGCTACGTCAAAGGGGTTGCCCAGAACGAACGCGACGGCATTTGGAAACGCCTCGACAAAGCCCAGCGCGATTCCGTGACCGTCGATTTCTTTCCCAAACCCGAATCCAAAACCGGCGAACTGCTCGCCAGCTTTAACATCGTCCTCGGCCAAACCCCCGCCGAGTAA
- a CDS encoding aldehyde dehydrogenase family protein yields MSRLPITKTPKCYVGGAFIRSESGRVFPLHDKEGGFIANIPQCTRKDLRNAVEAAAKAGPGWAKRSGYNRGQILYRLAEMMEARSGELAAAIALDGSSLELAKEEVQVSIDRIVYYAGWTDKYEQVLGSVNPVASSHFNFTVTEPTGVVGIIAPDESPLLALVSLVVPMIVSGNTAVALASSARPYPAIVLGEMLATSDLPGGVVNLLTGFRPELIPTFAMHEHLRVLSGAVIATEREAIRMGAAESVKRVFLKKAEEGIDWGDVGMQSVDAIRQGIEFKTVWHPVGA; encoded by the coding sequence ATGTCCCGTTTACCTATTACCAAAACGCCGAAGTGTTATGTCGGTGGAGCTTTTATTCGTTCGGAGAGCGGGCGGGTGTTTCCATTGCATGACAAGGAGGGGGGATTTATCGCCAACATCCCGCAGTGCACGCGCAAGGATCTGCGCAATGCGGTGGAGGCGGCGGCGAAGGCGGGTCCTGGATGGGCGAAACGCAGTGGCTACAATCGGGGGCAGATCTTGTATCGGCTTGCGGAGATGATGGAGGCGAGATCAGGGGAACTGGCGGCGGCGATTGCGTTGGATGGATCGTCGCTCGAGCTGGCGAAGGAAGAGGTGCAGGTGTCGATTGATCGGATCGTTTATTATGCGGGTTGGACGGACAAGTATGAGCAGGTGTTGGGCAGTGTGAATCCGGTCGCTTCATCGCACTTCAATTTCACCGTGACGGAGCCGACCGGGGTAGTGGGGATCATTGCGCCGGATGAATCGCCGTTGCTGGCGTTGGTGTCCCTGGTAGTGCCAATGATCGTCAGTGGCAATACGGCGGTGGCTTTGGCTTCGTCAGCACGGCCTTATCCGGCGATTGTGTTGGGGGAAATGCTGGCGACGAGCGATCTACCCGGCGGGGTGGTGAATCTGTTGACGGGTTTCCGACCTGAGTTGATTCCGACGTTTGCCATGCATGAGCACTTGCGGGTGTTGAGCGGGGCGGTGATCGCGACGGAACGTGAGGCCATACGCATGGGAGCGGCGGAAAGTGTGAAGCGGGTGTTTTTGAAGAAGGCTGAAGAGGGGATTGATTGGGGGGATGTGGGGATGCAATCGGTGGATGCGATCCGTCAGGGGATTGAGTTCAAGACGGTGTGGCATCCGGTGGGGGCATGA
- a CDS encoding GxxExxY protein, protein MDTDKHRFNDGEHKELTHLIIGCAFEVLNEMGHGLHEKPYERAMIVELRLKEAAIDQQRKFDLIYKGFTVGEFIPDLIVDNSVVVDTTVIDRITNHERGQMLNYLRITKLRVGLIINFYKPKLEWERVMLTLSYLCLSVSICG, encoded by the coding sequence ATGGACACAGATAAACACAGATTTAATGACGGTGAGCACAAGGAGTTGACGCATCTGATCATTGGTTGTGCATTTGAGGTGTTGAATGAGATGGGGCACGGGTTGCATGAGAAACCCTATGAGAGGGCGATGATCGTGGAGTTGAGGTTGAAGGAGGCGGCCATTGATCAGCAGCGAAAATTTGATTTGATCTACAAGGGTTTCACCGTGGGGGAGTTTATCCCTGACCTGATTGTAGATAACTCTGTGGTGGTAGACACCACGGTAATTGATCGCATCACCAACCACGAACGAGGGCAGATGTTGAATTACCTGCGCATTACCAAGTTACGGGTGGGTTTGATCATTAATTTCTACAAACCCAAACTGGAGTGGGAGCGAGTCATGTTAACCCTCTCTTATCTGTGTTTATCTGTGTCCATCTGTGGTTAA
- a CDS encoding aldehyde dehydrogenase family protein, producing the protein MSTATKSKTKGARELIFGNLWEYDPAPETASPKLQESYDLFIGGKSVKPRSKQYFDSINPATGLKLASIAQADARDVDEACEAAQGAYDKTWSKLAAAERGKYLYRIARLLQDRSREFAVAETMDGGKPIKESRDFDVPMAAAHFFYHAGWTDKLEYLAPGRKVTPHGVVGQVIPWNFPLLMLAWKIAPALAAGNCVVIKPAETTSITAMKFATLLQEAELPPGVVNIVSGFGDAGSAIMTHKLTKKVAFTGSTEVGKGIMKSLAATDKKMTMELGGKGANIVLDDAPLDQAVEGIVNGIFFNQGHVCCAGSRLLVQEGVAEVVVEKLKRRLATLRVGDPMDKNTDVGAINSSEQLERIKALVESGVEEGAGMYQPECALPEQGFYFKPTLLTGVTQSHRVANEEIFGPVLSVLTFRTVDEAVEKANNSSYGLSAGVWTDKGSKILKLASELKAGVVWANTYNKFDPGSPFGGYKESGFGREGGKQGLLDYLVVG; encoded by the coding sequence ATGTCCACTGCGACCAAATCCAAAACTAAGGGTGCTCGTGAACTGATCTTTGGTAATTTATGGGAGTATGATCCGGCGCCAGAAACGGCGAGCCCGAAGTTACAGGAGAGTTATGATTTGTTCATTGGTGGCAAGTCTGTTAAACCGCGTTCCAAACAATATTTTGATTCCATCAATCCGGCGACGGGGTTGAAACTGGCTTCGATTGCGCAGGCGGATGCGCGGGATGTGGATGAGGCTTGTGAAGCGGCGCAAGGGGCTTATGACAAGACATGGAGCAAGCTCGCTGCGGCGGAGCGGGGAAAGTATCTCTATCGCATCGCGAGGTTGTTGCAGGATCGGTCGCGGGAGTTTGCGGTGGCGGAAACGATGGATGGGGGAAAGCCGATCAAGGAATCGCGGGACTTTGATGTGCCGATGGCGGCGGCGCATTTTTTTTATCATGCGGGTTGGACGGACAAGCTGGAGTATCTGGCGCCAGGAAGAAAGGTGACGCCGCATGGTGTTGTCGGACAGGTCATTCCTTGGAATTTCCCCTTGTTGATGCTGGCATGGAAGATCGCTCCGGCATTGGCGGCGGGAAATTGTGTGGTGATCAAGCCGGCGGAGACAACAAGCATCACCGCAATGAAGTTTGCCACGCTTTTGCAGGAGGCGGAATTACCGCCCGGGGTGGTGAACATCGTCAGCGGATTTGGCGATGCGGGGTCGGCGATCATGACGCACAAGTTGACGAAGAAGGTGGCATTTACCGGGTCGACCGAGGTGGGCAAGGGGATCATGAAGTCGCTGGCGGCGACGGACAAAAAAATGACGATGGAGTTGGGTGGCAAGGGGGCGAATATCGTTTTGGATGATGCGCCGTTGGATCAGGCGGTGGAGGGGATTGTGAACGGGATCTTTTTTAATCAGGGGCACGTCTGTTGCGCGGGATCGCGTTTACTGGTGCAGGAGGGCGTCGCAGAGGTGGTGGTGGAAAAGTTGAAGCGGAGACTGGCGACGTTGCGGGTGGGAGATCCGATGGACAAGAACACCGATGTGGGAGCGATCAATTCGAGTGAGCAACTGGAGAGGATCAAAGCGTTAGTGGAAAGTGGAGTGGAAGAAGGGGCAGGGATGTATCAGCCAGAGTGTGCGCTTCCGGAGCAGGGGTTTTATTTCAAGCCGACTTTGCTGACGGGAGTGACACAGAGTCATCGGGTCGCGAACGAGGAGATCTTTGGGCCGGTCTTGAGTGTGTTGACGTTTCGAACGGTGGATGAGGCGGTGGAGAAAGCGAACAATTCGAGTTATGGTTTGTCGGCGGGGGTGTGGACGGACAAAGGTTCGAAAATATTGAAGCTGGCCTCGGAGCTGAAAGCTGGGGTGGTGTGGGCGAATACGTATAACAAGTTCGATCCGGGATCGCCGTTTGGTGGGTATAAGGAGAGCGGGTTCGGCAGAGAGGGCGGGAAACAAGGGTTGTTGGACTATTTGGTGGTTGGGTGA